The following proteins are encoded in a genomic region of Pagrus major chromosome 16, Pma_NU_1.0:
- the traf3 gene encoding TNF receptor-associated factor 3: MSAGRSADGREVQIPLQQVAPSLATPLSVVPPSHRPTNPWPPIDSTASQGVPAGFLPLHGGFRDHFVETPEGKYCCEACRLVLCQPRQTECGHRFCQSCISDILSRPNPVCPADNERLFKDKIFRDICCQREIMALKVYCRSEANGCQEQMSLQQIPDHLNVCPFFEVPCPLGKCKERMMRKEIPDHLSWKCKHRETSCEFCMTKMPLTDLQKHKETVCPAFPVSCPNHCSFSSLPRSELSSHQHDCPKAQVSCQFHRYGCTFKGLNQDMRQHESTFAAEHLRMMANRNSSLENKVEDVKGELLERYKLLPGLSSRVSELENQNDELREKNRQMEQKLATMQKLMSSHSEKLLEVELELRSLRLLRDEVETLRGTLENVRTRLNALEQGGRSGAGSTTHTLASLETQLNRHDDMLSVHDIRLADMDLRFQVLETASYNGTLIWKIRDYKRRKQEAVAAKTLSLYSQPFYTGYFGYKMCARVYLNGDGMGKGTHLSLFFVVMRGEYDALLPWPFKQKVTLMLMDQGPSRKHLADAFKPDPNSSSFRRPAAEMNIASGCPLFVSQSILETGSYIKDDTIFIKVTVDTSDLLDP; encoded by the exons ATGTCAGCGGGCAGGAGTGCTGACGGGAGGGAGGTGCAGATTCCCCTCCAGCAGGTGGCGCCCTCCCTGGCCACTCCCCTCTCAGTGGTCCCTCCCTCTCACCGCCCAACCAATCCCTGGCCTCCCATTGACTCTACTGCTTCACAAG GTGTCCCGGCAGGTTTCCTGCCTCTTCATGGAGGATTCAGAGATCACTTTGTAGAGACTCCAGAAGGTAAATATTGCTGCGAGGCCTGCAGGCTGGTCCTGTGTCAGCCCCGTCAGACTGAGTGTGGTCACCGCTTCTGTCAGAGCTGCATCAGCGACATCctcag tcGTCCAAACCCGGTATGTCCAGCTGACAATGAGCGTCTGTTCAAAGACAAG atctTCAGAGACATTTGCTGCCAGCGGGAGATCATGGCACTGAAGGTCTACTGTCGCAGTGAAGCTAACGGCTGTCAGGAGCAGATGAGTCTGCAGCAGATACCT GACCACTTGAATGTGTGTCCGTTCTTCGAGGTTCCCTGTCCGTTGGGTAAATGCAAAGAGCGAATGATGAGGAAAGAGATTCCCGATCATCTGAGCtggaaatgtaaacacagagagacCAGCTGCGAGTTCTGCATGACCAAGATGCCTCTGACTGACCTACAG aaacacaaagagacgGTGTGTCCAGCATTTCCAGTGTCATGTCCAAACCactgctccttctcctctctgccacgCAGTGAG ctgtcaAGTCATCAACACGACTGTCCTAAAGCTCAGGTGAGCTGTCAGTTCCACCGATATGGCTGCACCTTCAAG GGTCTGAATCAGGACATGAGGCAACATGAGTCCACCTTCGCAGCTGAACATTTGAGAATGATGGCAAACAGAAACTCCTCATTAGAGAACAAG GTGGAGGATGTTAAAGGTGAGCTGTTAGAGAGGTATAAGTTGCTTCCTGGTCTCAGCAGCCGTGTGTCTGAGCTGGAGAACCAGAATgatgagctgagagagaagaacCGACAGATGGAGCAGAAACTGGCCACCATGCAG AAACTGATGAGCTCTCACTCAGAGAAGCTtctggaggtggagctggagcttcGTTCTCTCCGTCTGCTCAGAGACGAGGTGGAGACCCTGAGAGGAACGCTGGAGAATGTCCGGACACGACTGAATGCTCTGGAACAAGGGGGACGCAGCGGGGCTGGATCCACAACACATACTCTGG CTTCCCTGGAGACTCAGCTGAATCGCCATGACGACATGTTGAGTGTCCACGACATCCGATTGGCCGACATGGACCTGCGTTTCCAGGTGCTGGAGACGGCGAGCTACAATGGGACTCTGATCTGGAAGATTCGTGATTACAAGAGACGGAAACAAGAAGCAGTAGCGGCGAAGACACTGTCGCTGTACTCGCAGCCATTTTACACGGGGTACTTCGGGTACAAGATGTGCGCCCGCGTCTACCTGAACGGAGACGGGATGGGCAAAGGGACACACCTGTCGCTGTTTTTTGTGGTGATGAGGGGCGAGTACGACGCCCTGCTTCCCTGGCCCTTTAAACAGAAG gTGACCCTGATGCTGATGGACCAGGGTCCGTCCAGGAAACACCTGGCCGACGCCTTTAAGCCCGACCCGAACAGCAGCAGTTTCAGACgtcctgcagcagagatgaACATCGCCTCTGGCTGtcctctctttgtgtctcagaGCATCCTGGAGACGGGCAGCTACATCAAAGACGACACCATCTTCATCAAG GTTACCGTGGATACCTCTGACCTCCTCGACCCGTGA